A section of the Phaseolus vulgaris cultivar G19833 chromosome 8, P. vulgaris v2.0, whole genome shotgun sequence genome encodes:
- the LOC137824932 gene encoding uncharacterized protein — protein sequence MDSVVPANTVVVKVSFTGVEDPEAHLTVFHTQMMLSGASDAVYCKVFMSTLSGTALDWFVSIPTGHITTFQQFSKMFVEQYIVNKAPPLVSYDLFDIRQYQGESLNRFGAQIVRFPEKDEEMFVHAFKKGVLPGLFSESLIRSHPATFAEIRRRAVAHIAAESEVTEKRGNVAPTKPRAQARVQPQRVMEATAGKRDQRTRHPYDPKKTLGYQLAELVKCGFLKDYLLEKQAEQASGSQPASSGGQQHEVPVHGEIHTIAGGFSGGGALRRNVRVPAMAQTKSTVNPPSSSQNPPPNTRRVTTGTNPPPTRNPPRASGAPSSQAERPASSHANLT from the exons atggactcggtggtcccggCTAACACTGTGGTAGTGAAAGTgtctttcactggggtggaggaccctgaagcccatctcacggtgtttcatactcagatgatgctctcaggggCTTCAGACGCGGTGtactgtaaggtgttcatgagcactttgagcggaacggcgttggactggttcgtcagtatacctACTGGTCACATCACCACttttcaacagttttccaagatgtttgttgagcagtatatagtgaacaaggcgccacctttggtgtcttacgacctgtttgatataaggcaataccaaggggagtccctgaacagattcggagctcagatAGTCCGTTTTCCAGaaaaggacgaagagatgttcgtgcacgccttcaaaaagggcgtgttacCTGGGCTttttagtgagtcgctcatcaggagccaccctgccacgtttgctgaaattcggcgacgtgctgtggctcacattgccgccgagagcgaggtcaccgagaagaggggaaacgtggccccaACTAAACCGCGCGCCCAAGCAAGGGTACAACCGCAAAGGGTAATGGAGGCGAcggcgggaaagagggatcaaaggacgcgccatccttacgaccctaagaaaa ctctgggataccagctcgccgagctggtcaaatgtggtttcctgaaggattacttgctagagaagcaagcggaACAAGCGTCAGGGTCTCAACCGGCGAGCAGCGGAGGgcaacagcacgaggtgcccgttcacggcgagatccacaccatagccgGCGGATTCTCCGGCGGGGGTGCACTGCGTCGCAACGtaagag ttcctgcgatggctcagaCAAAGTCCACCGTTAACCCTCCTTCCTCATCGCAAAACCCTCCTCCCAATACTCGTAGGGTTACCACTGGGACAAACCCTCCACCAACACGCAACCCCccacgagcctctggtgctccttcctcacaggctgagaggcctgcctcATCCCATGCCAATCTTACCTAA
- the LOC137824933 gene encoding uncharacterized protein, with amino-acid sequence MGELDKDLCLFWKSVASANITFPTAQIISFEFLEDQLEMYIDAMLGKGKLEELKAIARSHKLAVGSQTVPNSVVEIAAAQEDPPSASTPFVSVGEGPPSTTSIAGAALGVDEGAQISPTPIAEVPASPPHLEAPLAVQAQEGGGENEHQTPPVPPAPASNLPDPFEETLGPFTSQLKTMAEDLPSIVSRAVKDSLKKLQEENSELKESNLMIRAEVEKLTCNLLMTEMEHSRLEDALDAELRNTRKEASDLRQKLHLQLQEKIHLESKLVPLRVKVADLEAARKAEASKVERIEKRSADREILLGKVEADRDKALAELSQAREEAKKIAAELAQTRD; translated from the exons atgggggagctggacaaagacctttgtctcttctggaagagtgtggcttctgccaacatcaccttccccactgcTCAGATAATCTCCTTTGAATTCcttgaggaccaactcgaaatgtACATAG ATGCAATGTTGGGAAAAGGAAAGCTGGAGGAATTGAAGGCAATCGCCCGATCCCACAAACTCGCGGTgggctcccaaactgtgcccaactcagttgtggagatcgccgctgctcaag AGGAccctccgagcgcctctacaccgtttgtatctgttggagagggtcctccttccacCACATCCATCGCTGGGGCTGCATTAGGAGTAGATGAGGGTGCTCAAATTTCCCCAACGCCCATAGCGGAAGTTCCAGCCTCACCACCACACCTGGAAGCCCCCCTCGCTGTTCaagctcaagagggtggtggtgaaaacGAACATCAAACTCCACCAGTGCCTCCAGCACCAGCCTCAAACCTCCCAGATCCCTTTGAAGAGACCTTGGGACCCTTCACATCTCAACTAAAGACCATGGCGGAAGATCTCCCTTCGATTGTATCAAGAGCTGTGAAGGATTCACTCAAGAAGCTTCAAGAGGAAAACTCCGAGCTCAAGGAGTCAAATCTCATGATAAGGGCTGAGGTGGAGAAGCTCACTTGCAACCTGCTGATGACTGAAATGGAACACTCAAGGCTGGAGGATGCACTGGACGCCGAGCTAAGGAACACGCGCAAGGaagcctccgatctgcgccaaaaactgcacctccaactCCAAGAGAAAATTCACTTGGAGAGCAAGCTAGTCCCACTCAGGGTCAAGGTGGCAGATTTGGAGGCTGCACGAAAAGCTGAGGCTTCCAAGGTGGAAAGAATTGAGAAGAGATCAGCAGATAGGGAGATCCTCTTAGGGAAGGTCGAGGCAGACAGAGATAAGGCTCTCGCTGAGCTCTCCCAAGCTCGTGAGGAAGCTAAAaagattgctgcagagctggcccaaaCTCGGGACTAG